A single window of Rhizobium indicum DNA harbors:
- a CDS encoding extracellular solute-binding protein, producing the protein MQAKLLGAVGALLATAFLSGPAAAADKTKIDFWFGNSGDIAKRVQEQCDRFNQSQADYEVVCTSQGSYDASLQNTIAAFRAGKQPTIAQVSDAGTLDIMLSGAYYPANKLMTDMGYTVDWKDYFSGISGYYATSKGEMYSFPFNSSTALLYWNKDAFAKIGKDHAPATWKEAGEDLKALKDAGYACPLGFDISNNEVWQYIEQFEAVNGEAIATKKNGFEGLDAELVFNKNPLLVSYIKDLKSWYDDKLVVIKNKAVGQTFVEAFAAGDCQVILTSVGDHGNVGRTAKQGMNWDVAMLPTYGDATRHSSYVGGASLWVLQGHSDAEYKAAAAFFNFIAKPEEALTWSTVTGYIPVRNSGFEYLNKQGFYGKAPYAGRELAIQSLTASPAGDAAPQGIRLGGLLQVRTEIANGLQAIFVNNADVQASLDSAAERGNTLLRRFQQTYKNVQLP; encoded by the coding sequence ATGCAAGCCAAGCTTCTCGGCGCCGTTGGCGCCCTTCTCGCTACAGCGTTTCTTTCCGGTCCCGCTGCCGCCGCCGATAAGACCAAGATTGACTTCTGGTTCGGCAATTCCGGTGACATCGCAAAGCGTGTCCAGGAGCAGTGCGATCGCTTCAACCAGTCGCAGGCCGACTACGAAGTCGTCTGCACCAGCCAGGGCAGCTACGACGCGTCCCTGCAGAACACCATTGCTGCCTTCCGCGCCGGCAAGCAGCCGACCATCGCCCAGGTCTCCGACGCCGGCACCCTCGACATCATGCTCTCCGGCGCCTACTACCCGGCCAACAAGCTGATGACCGACATGGGCTATACCGTCGACTGGAAGGACTACTTCTCCGGTATCTCCGGCTACTACGCGACATCGAAGGGCGAGATGTACTCCTTCCCCTTCAACTCCTCGACCGCTCTTCTCTATTGGAACAAGGACGCCTTCGCCAAGATCGGCAAGGATCATGCCCCGGCGACCTGGAAGGAAGCAGGCGAGGACCTCAAGGCTCTGAAGGATGCGGGCTATGCTTGCCCGCTCGGCTTTGACATCTCCAACAACGAAGTCTGGCAGTACATCGAGCAGTTCGAAGCCGTCAACGGCGAAGCGATCGCCACGAAGAAGAACGGCTTTGAAGGTCTCGACGCCGAGCTGGTGTTCAACAAGAACCCGCTTCTCGTCAGCTACATCAAGGACCTCAAGTCCTGGTACGACGACAAGCTGGTCGTCATCAAGAACAAGGCTGTCGGCCAGACCTTCGTCGAAGCCTTTGCCGCTGGCGATTGCCAGGTCATCCTGACCTCCGTCGGCGACCACGGCAACGTTGGCCGTACCGCCAAGCAAGGCATGAACTGGGACGTTGCCATGCTGCCGACCTACGGCGACGCAACCCGTCACAGCTCTTATGTCGGCGGCGCTTCGCTCTGGGTTCTGCAGGGTCACTCCGACGCCGAATACAAGGCTGCTGCCGCGTTCTTCAACTTCATCGCAAAGCCGGAAGAAGCTCTTACCTGGTCGACCGTTACCGGCTACATCCCGGTTCGCAACTCCGGTTTCGAATATCTGAATAAGCAGGGCTTCTACGGCAAGGCGCCTTATGCCGGCCGCGAACTCGCCATTCAGAGCCTGACCGCTTCGCCGGCTGGCGACGCGGCTCCGCAGGGCATCCGCCTCGGTGGCCTGCTGCAGGTCCGCACCGAAATCGCCAATGGTCTGCAGGCAATCTTCGTCAACAATGCCGATGTCCAGGCTTCGCTCGACAGTGCCGCCGAACGCGGCAATACGCTCTTGCGTCGCTTCCAGCAGACCTACAAGAACGTTCAGCTCCCCTGA
- a CDS encoding cupin domain-containing protein, producing MSDDHEHHHVDWREHGVKVIPGNSLDPNTAQTPGMNRATAINNARAGAEKIWAGTVTIHANAKTGAHHHGDLESIIYVVKGKARMRWGEHLEYTAEAGPGDFIYVPPYVPHQEINASRDETLECVLVRSGQEPVVVNLDIEPVEKPEDVAWIDPIHR from the coding sequence ATGAGCGACGATCACGAGCATCACCATGTCGACTGGCGGGAACATGGCGTCAAGGTCATCCCCGGTAATTCGCTCGATCCGAACACCGCGCAGACGCCGGGCATGAACCGCGCGACCGCGATCAACAACGCGCGCGCCGGCGCCGAAAAGATCTGGGCCGGCACGGTGACGATCCATGCCAACGCCAAGACCGGCGCCCATCACCATGGCGATCTCGAAAGCATCATCTACGTGGTCAAGGGCAAGGCCCGCATGCGCTGGGGCGAGCATCTGGAATATACCGCGGAGGCTGGCCCCGGCGACTTCATCTATGTTCCGCCCTATGTGCCGCATCAGGAAATCAACGCCAGCCGCGACGAGACGCTGGAATGCGTTCTCGTCCGCTCAGGCCAGGAACCGGTCGTCGTCAACCTCGACATCGAGCCGGTCGAAAAGCCGGAGGACGTCGCGTGGATCGACCCGATCCATCGTTAG
- a CDS encoding 2-hydroxy-3-oxopropionate reductase: MNIGFIGLGVMGRPMAEHLIDAGHTLHLNRVKETSQHLVDKGGKAAASARAVAHASDIVILMLPDTPDVEAVLFGEDGVASGLSQGKLVIDMSSISPVATKTFAKRIEALGCDYLDAPVSGGEVGAKAASLTIMVGGKEQVFERAKPLFEKMGKNITHVGGSGDGQTAKVANQIIVGLTIEAVAEALLFARKAGADPAKVRAALMGGFAASRILEVHGERMVKETFEPGFRIRLHRKDMTLAVDAARALDLSLPNTAATQQLMNAAIANGDGERDHSALIRTLELLAGGPR; encoded by the coding sequence ATGAACATCGGATTTATCGGACTGGGCGTCATGGGCCGCCCGATGGCGGAACACCTGATCGACGCCGGCCACACGCTGCATCTGAACCGCGTGAAGGAAACCTCGCAGCATCTTGTCGACAAGGGCGGCAAAGCCGCCGCCAGCGCCAGGGCGGTGGCGCACGCTTCCGACATCGTCATCCTGATGCTGCCGGATACACCAGATGTCGAGGCGGTGCTGTTCGGCGAAGACGGCGTCGCCTCCGGCCTTTCCCAGGGCAAGCTGGTTATCGACATGAGCTCGATCTCGCCGGTCGCCACCAAGACTTTCGCCAAACGCATCGAGGCGCTCGGCTGCGATTATCTCGATGCTCCCGTTTCCGGCGGTGAGGTCGGCGCCAAGGCCGCCTCGCTGACGATCATGGTCGGAGGCAAGGAGCAGGTTTTCGAACGCGCCAAGCCGCTCTTCGAAAAGATGGGCAAGAACATCACCCATGTCGGCGGCAGCGGCGACGGGCAGACAGCCAAGGTCGCCAACCAGATCATCGTCGGCCTGACGATCGAGGCGGTTGCCGAAGCGCTGCTCTTTGCCAGGAAGGCCGGCGCCGATCCAGCCAAGGTGCGCGCAGCACTGATGGGCGGCTTTGCCGCTTCGCGCATCCTCGAAGTGCATGGCGAGCGCATGGTCAAGGAGACCTTCGAGCCCGGCTTCCGCATCCGCCTGCACCGCAAGGACATGACGCTTGCCGTCGATGCCGCCCGCGCGCTCGATCTGTCGCTGCCGAACACGGCCGCCACGCAACAGTTGATGAATGCCGCGATCGCCAATGGCGACGGCGAACGCGACCATTCCGCCCTCATCCGCACCCTGGAACTCCTCGCCGGAGGACCGCGCTAG
- a CDS encoding beta-galactosidase, with product MLNKDIQLPYGAVYFRKSNPPREDWERDYTTAGQDGLNIFRHWFMWSAIETAPGVYDWEEYDRQMDLAAANGIKTVIAELIHAVPDWAVRKYAHALQVNADGTKLGSYMGVSSATGGFSNNGGGAGALTLNCPEVKEAAGKFLTALATRYKDHPAIYGYDVWNECNYSADVDYSPYAKAAFRKWLERKYGSLKVLAKAWYRYSYAEWDDIEPPVHMAPYPECIDWLQFKRDNFYDQMQWRIDTIRAVDQKNTIVAHGISGAIPNMAANGCDDWLAASKVEVYGFTWIQARKGSEAWKNWYGVDINRAAARGKPFWHAERQGGPLWLQPQVIGRDKEDGRVAEPEDIRLWSMTSLAGGARGVINLRWRPLLDGPLFGAFGSYGMDGSRTPRSDMASAMAKWANDKAQAPLWEAKPVRGEVGILVVRETQEFDYLLNHDRKEKPYPEAMWGAYRAFLENGMQPDWVHIDDIAAYDFLYFPYPIMFTSEQAKRLKAWVENGGTLIAEACPGYFGDLGHVGAVQPNMGLDEVFGAREEEVEFMPDIGDRIHFDLDGAAVDGGGFLQSYRLAGGTGRGHFTDGRLAVVENTYGKGRTLLIGTNPSVAYYRTQGKANGAFFAELLRWSGEKRHVTLSNAALFARVHQGERGSFLWLVNPTRTAQKTEVTLARGALAQSQAVWPIDHIGNSGIEVPPRDVLILPLDS from the coding sequence ATGCTCAACAAAGATATCCAACTGCCCTACGGTGCCGTCTATTTCCGCAAGTCGAACCCACCCCGCGAAGACTGGGAGCGCGACTACACGACCGCCGGGCAAGACGGCCTCAACATCTTCCGCCACTGGTTCATGTGGAGCGCGATCGAAACCGCCCCCGGCGTCTACGACTGGGAGGAATATGACCGTCAGATGGACCTTGCCGCCGCAAACGGCATCAAGACCGTTATCGCCGAGCTTATCCATGCCGTGCCCGACTGGGCGGTGCGCAAATACGCTCATGCATTGCAGGTCAATGCCGACGGCACCAAACTCGGTTCCTATATGGGTGTGTCGTCGGCGACCGGCGGCTTCTCCAACAATGGTGGCGGCGCCGGCGCCCTGACGCTGAACTGCCCCGAAGTGAAGGAAGCCGCGGGCAAGTTCCTGACCGCGCTCGCCACCCGCTACAAGGATCATCCGGCGATCTATGGCTACGACGTCTGGAACGAGTGCAACTATTCCGCCGATGTCGATTACAGCCCCTATGCCAAGGCTGCCTTTCGCAAATGGCTGGAAAGGAAGTACGGCAGCCTGAAGGTTCTGGCCAAGGCCTGGTACCGCTACAGCTATGCCGAATGGGACGATATCGAGCCGCCGGTGCACATGGCGCCCTACCCCGAATGCATCGACTGGCTGCAGTTCAAACGCGACAATTTCTATGATCAGATGCAATGGCGCATCGACACGATCCGCGCCGTCGACCAGAAGAACACCATCGTTGCCCACGGCATATCCGGCGCAATTCCCAACATGGCGGCCAACGGCTGCGACGACTGGCTCGCCGCCTCCAAGGTCGAGGTTTACGGCTTCACCTGGATCCAGGCCCGCAAGGGCTCGGAAGCCTGGAAGAACTGGTACGGCGTCGACATCAACCGCGCCGCCGCCCGCGGCAAACCCTTCTGGCATGCCGAACGCCAGGGTGGCCCGCTCTGGCTGCAGCCGCAGGTGATCGGCCGCGACAAGGAGGATGGCCGCGTCGCCGAGCCCGAGGATATCCGGCTCTGGAGCATGACCTCGCTTGCCGGCGGCGCCCGCGGCGTGATCAATCTGCGCTGGCGCCCGCTGCTCGACGGTCCACTCTTCGGTGCTTTCGGCTCCTACGGCATGGACGGCTCGCGCACGCCGCGCTCGGACATGGCAAGCGCCATGGCGAAATGGGCAAATGACAAGGCCCAGGCTCCCCTCTGGGAGGCAAAGCCCGTGCGCGGCGAGGTCGGCATCCTCGTCGTCCGCGAAACCCAGGAATTCGATTACCTCCTGAACCACGACCGCAAGGAGAAACCCTATCCCGAAGCCATGTGGGGGGCCTATCGTGCCTTCCTCGAAAATGGCATGCAGCCGGACTGGGTGCATATCGACGATATCGCGGCCTATGATTTCCTCTATTTCCCCTATCCGATCATGTTCACATCGGAACAGGCGAAGCGCCTGAAAGCCTGGGTCGAAAACGGCGGCACGCTGATTGCCGAGGCATGCCCCGGCTACTTCGGCGATCTCGGCCATGTCGGCGCCGTGCAGCCGAACATGGGCCTCGACGAGGTCTTCGGCGCGCGCGAGGAGGAAGTCGAATTCATGCCCGATATCGGCGACCGCATCCATTTCGATCTGGATGGTGCAGCCGTCGACGGCGGCGGCTTCCTGCAATCCTACCGCCTGGCCGGCGGAACCGGGCGCGGCCATTTCACCGACGGCCGTCTTGCCGTCGTCGAAAACACCTATGGCAAAGGCCGCACGCTGCTGATCGGCACCAATCCCTCCGTTGCCTATTATCGCACGCAGGGGAAGGCGAACGGCGCCTTCTTCGCGGAGCTATTGAGATGGAGTGGGGAGAAGCGCCATGTGACGCTATCGAATGCCGCCCTTTTTGCCCGGGTTCACCAAGGCGAAAGAGGCAGCTTCCTCTGGCTCGTCAATCCGACGAGAACGGCGCAGAAGACCGAGGTGACGCTCGCCCGAGGAGCGCTTGCGCAAAGCCAGGCAGTCTGGCCGATCGACCATATCGGCAATAGTGGCATCGAGGTGCCGCCGCGCGATGTGCTGATCCTGCCGCTCGATAGCTGA
- the otnI gene encoding 2-oxo-tetronate isomerase produces the protein MPKFSANLSFLYQDLPFLDRFTAAAKDGFGALEYLGPYAEPKEKVAETLKASGLKQALFNVPSGDWAGGERGIACLPDRVEEFRNGVAQALDYAAALDCPQVNVISGLVPKGADLQTLETVLVDNLKYAAKRCADVGVKLLVEPINLRDIPGFFLSTTADAERILDRVGSDNLYIQYDFYHMQIMQGDLIPTFIRLREKIAHVQIADNPGRNEPGTGEINYGFILSELDRLGYDGWVGCEYKPKSGTSEGLGWMKPYLKTARTA, from the coding sequence GTGCCGAAATTTTCCGCCAACCTTTCCTTCCTCTACCAGGACCTGCCCTTTCTCGACCGCTTCACGGCAGCCGCAAAGGACGGCTTCGGCGCCCTCGAATATCTCGGCCCCTATGCCGAGCCCAAGGAGAAGGTCGCCGAGACGTTGAAAGCGAGTGGCCTGAAACAGGCGCTCTTCAACGTGCCATCAGGCGACTGGGCCGGCGGCGAGCGCGGCATTGCCTGCCTGCCGGACCGCGTAGAGGAGTTCCGCAACGGGGTCGCGCAGGCGCTCGACTATGCCGCAGCGCTCGATTGCCCACAGGTGAATGTCATCTCCGGGCTGGTGCCGAAGGGTGCGGACCTCCAAACGCTGGAAACGGTGCTGGTCGACAATCTGAAATATGCTGCAAAGCGTTGTGCCGACGTCGGCGTCAAGCTGCTGGTCGAGCCGATCAACCTGCGCGATATTCCCGGCTTCTTCCTGTCGACCACCGCTGATGCCGAACGCATTCTCGACCGGGTCGGCTCGGACAATCTCTACATCCAGTATGATTTCTACCACATGCAGATCATGCAGGGCGACCTGATCCCCACCTTCATCCGGCTGAGGGAGAAGATCGCCCATGTCCAGATCGCCGACAATCCCGGCCGCAACGAACCCGGCACCGGCGAGATCAATTACGGCTTCATCCTCTCCGAGCTCGACCGCCTCGGCTACGACGGCTGGGTCGGCTGCGAGTACAAGCCGAAATCCGGCACCAGCGAAGGCCTCGGCTGGATGAAACCCTATCTGAAGACAGCGAGGACAGCATGA
- a CDS encoding carbohydrate ABC transporter permease — MEKRVTFSSTTIGLLFAFPMLLLIFVFFYWPSAQALYWAFTLEQPWGGGNAWVGFDNFRQLLTDPVYWDSITRSMIFGFSSTAIAMGLALILALLTDRELRGHKVYRSVFIWPYAIAAPALGLAFRFILAPEAGLLSVINHVWPGLWNPALDGKDAMIAVVVAFSWKYIGYNFIFFLSALQGIPRSLIEAAAMDGSGPMRRIWDIQLPLLTPTLFFLLVINITESFQDSFGIVDVMTQGGPARATELMVYKIYFDGFRGLDYSGAAAQSIILMVLVVLLTIFQFRFIERRVHYK; from the coding sequence ATGGAAAAGCGCGTCACTTTCTCCTCGACGACGATCGGACTGCTCTTCGCATTTCCGATGCTGTTGCTGATCTTCGTCTTCTTCTACTGGCCGAGTGCGCAGGCGCTCTATTGGGCGTTCACGCTCGAGCAGCCATGGGGCGGCGGTAATGCCTGGGTCGGTTTCGACAATTTCAGACAGTTGCTCACCGATCCTGTTTATTGGGACTCGATCACCCGCAGCATGATCTTCGGCTTCAGCTCGACGGCCATCGCCATGGGGCTGGCGCTGATCCTGGCGCTTTTGACGGATCGTGAACTGCGCGGCCACAAAGTCTACCGGTCGGTCTTCATCTGGCCTTACGCAATTGCCGCCCCCGCTCTCGGCCTCGCCTTCCGCTTCATCCTGGCACCGGAGGCCGGCCTTCTGTCTGTTATCAACCACGTCTGGCCCGGCCTCTGGAACCCCGCGCTCGACGGCAAGGACGCGATGATCGCGGTCGTCGTGGCCTTCTCCTGGAAATATATCGGCTACAACTTCATCTTCTTCCTCTCAGCGCTGCAAGGCATTCCGCGCTCGCTGATCGAGGCCGCCGCAATGGACGGTTCGGGGCCGATGCGCCGGATCTGGGATATCCAGCTGCCCCTGCTGACGCCAACGCTGTTCTTCCTGCTCGTCATCAACATCACCGAGAGTTTCCAGGATTCCTTCGGTATCGTCGACGTCATGACGCAGGGCGGCCCGGCGCGCGCCACCGAGCTCATGGTCTACAAGATCTATTTCGACGGCTTCAGAGGTCTCGACTATTCGGGCGCCGCAGCGCAGTCCATCATCCTGATGGTGCTCGTTGTCCTGCTCACCATCTTCCAGTTCCGCTTCATCGAGCGGCGCGTGCATTACAAGTGA
- a CDS encoding sn-glycerol-3-phosphate import ATP-binding protein UgpC: MAPISIRGVKKNYGKTPVVHGVDLDIQSGEFIVILGPSGCGKSTLLRMIAGLEEITGGEIAIDGRVVNQLEPRERGCAMVFQNYALYPHMSVAENIGYALKVAGVSKAERQRRIGEVAKALSLEPFLERRPAALSGGQRQRVAMGRAMIREPKVFLFDEPLSNLDAKLRIAMRAEIRRLHRRLGATSIFVTHDQTEAMTLADRLVVMNGGRVEQVGTPEEVYHHPVSRFVAGFVGTPAMNLLEGTINDEGVFVYDQSRKVALPRERAAPLKGKRVVLGMRAEAARLVAPDAPGALVATADFIEELGASRIVHADFDGLPFAVALTEAVKVKSGDPIGIAIDYDQIHLYAADTGRIIENPVMNSAGAVHA, from the coding sequence TTGGCACCGATCTCCATTCGTGGCGTGAAGAAAAACTACGGCAAGACCCCCGTCGTTCACGGCGTCGATCTCGACATTCAGTCGGGCGAGTTCATCGTCATCCTCGGCCCGTCCGGCTGCGGCAAGTCCACACTGCTGCGCATGATCGCTGGCCTCGAGGAAATCACCGGCGGTGAAATCGCCATTGACGGCCGCGTCGTCAACCAGTTGGAGCCGCGCGAGCGCGGTTGCGCTATGGTGTTCCAGAACTATGCGCTTTATCCGCATATGAGTGTTGCCGAGAATATCGGCTATGCATTGAAGGTGGCCGGCGTCTCGAAGGCGGAGCGTCAGCGGCGTATCGGCGAGGTCGCCAAGGCGCTCAGCCTCGAACCTTTCCTCGAACGCCGGCCCGCCGCTCTTTCCGGCGGTCAGCGCCAGCGCGTCGCCATGGGCCGCGCGATGATCCGCGAACCGAAGGTGTTTCTCTTCGACGAGCCGTTGTCGAACCTTGACGCCAAGCTGCGCATCGCCATGCGCGCCGAAATCCGCCGCCTGCACCGCCGCCTTGGCGCCACTTCGATCTTCGTCACGCATGACCAGACCGAAGCGATGACGCTGGCCGACCGGCTGGTGGTGATGAACGGCGGCAGGGTGGAGCAGGTCGGCACGCCCGAAGAGGTCTATCATCATCCGGTCTCGCGCTTCGTCGCGGGCTTCGTCGGCACGCCGGCGATGAACCTGCTCGAGGGCACGATCAATGACGAGGGCGTCTTCGTCTACGATCAAAGCCGCAAGGTCGCGCTGCCGCGCGAGCGCGCCGCACCGCTGAAAGGCAAACGCGTCGTGCTCGGCATGCGGGCCGAGGCCGCCCGGTTGGTGGCCCCGGATGCGCCGGGTGCCCTTGTCGCAACGGCCGATTTCATCGAAGAGCTCGGCGCAAGCCGCATCGTCCACGCCGATTTCGATGGGCTGCCCTTTGCCGTGGCGCTGACTGAGGCCGTGAAGGTGAAGTCGGGCGATCCGATCGGCATCGCGATCGATTACGACCAGATCCACCTTTATGCCGCCGATACCGGCCGGATCATCGAGAACCCTGTTATGAACAGCGCAGGCGCCGTCCACGCCTAA
- a CDS encoding ABC transporter permease subunit, whose protein sequence is MIERTPIFNFICYTLLALGMVIALLPFAIVIIASTLDLETVNRVPLPLMPGSHFWENAETAWVRADLGNKLFHSIIFAATVGAGKVMLSSMAAFSIVYFRFRGRYVIFWIIFITLMLPLEVRIVPTYSIAANALQPFQTILDVTGISWLVAQITGVQIKLEWGLLNSYPGLVLPLVATATGTFLYRQFYLTVPDELAEASKMDGSGPVRFFWDILLPLSRPNMIALFTIMFVWAWNQYLWPLLITTDPNFGIAVTQLKTLIPSEFGLPDWNVAMAGTLIIMSPPLILVILMQRWFVRGLISTEK, encoded by the coding sequence ATGATCGAACGCACGCCGATATTCAACTTCATCTGCTATACGCTTCTCGCGCTCGGCATGGTGATCGCGCTTCTGCCTTTCGCCATCGTCATCATCGCCTCGACGCTTGATCTGGAGACGGTCAATCGCGTGCCGCTGCCGCTGATGCCGGGCTCGCACTTCTGGGAAAACGCTGAGACCGCCTGGGTTCGCGCCGATCTCGGCAACAAGCTGTTCCACAGCATCATCTTCGCCGCAACCGTTGGCGCCGGCAAGGTCATGCTGTCTTCCATGGCAGCCTTCTCGATCGTCTACTTCCGCTTCCGTGGCCGGTATGTGATTTTCTGGATCATCTTCATCACGCTGATGCTGCCGCTGGAAGTCCGCATCGTGCCGACCTATTCGATTGCGGCCAATGCGCTGCAGCCTTTCCAGACGATCCTCGACGTCACCGGCATAAGCTGGCTCGTCGCGCAGATCACCGGCGTCCAGATCAAGCTCGAATGGGGCCTGCTGAATTCATATCCCGGTCTCGTTCTGCCGCTGGTCGCAACCGCGACCGGCACCTTTCTATACCGGCAGTTCTACCTGACGGTTCCGGACGAGCTTGCCGAGGCCTCGAAGATGGACGGATCGGGTCCGGTCCGGTTCTTCTGGGACATTCTGCTGCCGCTTTCGCGGCCAAATATGATCGCGCTCTTCACCATCATGTTCGTCTGGGCCTGGAACCAGTATCTCTGGCCGCTGCTGATCACCACCGATCCGAATTTCGGCATCGCCGTGACGCAGCTCAAGACCCTCATCCCGTCCGAATTCGGCCTGCCCGACTGGAACGTTGCCATGGCCGGAACCCTGATCATCATGTCGCCGCCATTGATCCTCGTCATTCTGATGCAGCGCTGGTTCGTACGCGGCCTTATCTCCACCGAGAAGTGA